One window of the Roseovarius sp. THAF9 genome contains the following:
- a CDS encoding TerB family tellurite resistance protein yields the protein MEKASLLHRLLHAFDAPEPAPLPAPDEKLALGALMVRVAMSDHSYKFAEVHRIDLLLGRLFGLGPIEAAKMRATSERLERDAPDTEKFGDILRKTISFAARVDALEALWEVTLADGVRREEELEVLEDVRQTLGLSPDDSDAARARAETELGGSQ from the coding sequence ATGGAAAAAGCCTCGCTGCTTCACCGTTTGCTGCACGCGTTCGACGCGCCCGAACCGGCGCCCCTGCCCGCCCCCGACGAAAAGCTGGCGCTTGGTGCGCTGATGGTGCGCGTGGCGATGTCTGATCACAGCTACAAGTTTGCAGAGGTCCACCGGATCGACCTGCTGCTGGGCCGGTTATTCGGACTTGGGCCGATCGAGGCGGCCAAGATGCGCGCGACCTCCGAGCGGCTGGAGCGCGATGCACCCGACACCGAGAAATTCGGCGACATCCTTCGCAAAACGATCAGCTTTGCCGCGCGTGTCGACGCTCTCGAAGCGCTGTGGGAAGTGACGCTGGCCGATGGCGTCCGGCGCGAAGAAGAACTGGAAGTGCTGGAAGACGTGCGCCAAACGCTTGGCCTGTCGCCCGATGACAGCGACGCCGCACGCGCCCGGGCCGAAACCGAACTGGGTGGCAGCCAATAG